One window from the genome of Hyperolius riggenbachi isolate aHypRig1 chromosome 6, aHypRig1.pri, whole genome shotgun sequence encodes:
- the LOC137522130 gene encoding uncharacterized protein has translation MSRHNQAAHLPAKKRAAVALLLLGQVATQLDASAPPKKRRLWCKSWLEQRHKFSDVNLLNELRLSSPEDFKNYLRMSDSVFQHLLSLVGPHISKQESWLRKPISAEQRLVATLRYLATGRSLQDLKFSTGISPQALGLIIPETCEAIINCLKNEYMKFPKTSEEWLTLASDFERIWHFPNCGGAIDGKHIRITPPPNSGSYYFNYKHFFSIVLMAIVNANYEFIYIDVGRNGRMSDGGVIEKTAFNTRLKNRQLSLPTTAQTKKGLNFVFVADDAFGLHPHILKPFPHTNLSTQHQIYNYRLSRARRVVENAFGILANRFRIFHTAINLRIDKIDLLVYASCILHNFLRRQQSSTYMPPHSVDREDLENFSLLPGEWRSQPLALTNLQPLPPRNPTYGSKENRDAYVSYFNGEGAVPWQNNMIG, from the exons ATGTCGAGGCATAATCAGGCTGCACATTTGCCAGCAAAGaaaagagctgcagttgctctattATTGTTAGGGCAAGTTGCTACCCAGCTGGATGCTTCAGCACCACCCAAGAAAAGGCGGCTTTGGTGCAAATCTTGGCTGGAACAACGTCACAAATTTAGTGATGTAAATTTGCTGAATGAGTTACGACTCTCTTCTCCAGAGGATTTCAAGAACTATTTGAGGATGAGTGATAGCGTCTTCCAACACCTGCTTTCCCTTGTTGGTCCTCATATATCCAAGCAGGAGTCATGGCTGCGAAAGCCCATATCTGCGGAGCAGCGTCTTGTGGCCACTTTGCGCTATCTAGCAACAGGCCGCAGTTTACAGGACCTTAAATTTAGCACCGGAATATCCCCACAGGCACTTGGATTGATTATCCCTGAAACGTGTGAGGCTATAATTAACTGTCTAAAGAACGAGTATATGAAG TTTCCCAAGACATCAGAGGAGTGGTTAACCCTTGCATCGGATTTTGAGCGGATTTGGCACTTTCCAAACTGCGGAGGAGCGATTGACGGGAAACATATCCGTATTACCCCACCGCCAAACAGTGGATCttattattttaattataaacatttttttagtaTCGTTTTGATGGCCATTGTAAATGCCAACTATGAATTCATTTACATCGATGTTGGCAGAAATGGCAGAATGTCCGATGGAGGGGTCATAGAGAAGACTGCATTTAACACCAGACTTAAAAATCGACAGCTGTCATTGCCAACAACGGCACAAACCAAAAAAGGCCTTAATTTTGTTTTCGTGGCTGATGATGCTTTTGGACTGCATCCACATATCCTCAAACCTTTCCCACATACCAATCTCTCAACCCAGCATCAAATTTACAACTACCGTTTGTCTAGAGCCAGGAGAGTTGTGGAGAATGCATTTGGCATACTAGCTAACAGATTTAGGATCTTCCACACCGCTATCAATTTGCGAATAGACAAGATAGATCTGTTAGTGTATGCCTCATGCATTCTCCACAACTTTCTTCGGAGACAACAGTCATCTACCTACATGCCCCCACATTCTGTTGACAGAGAGGATTTGGAAAATTTCAGCCTGTTACCTGGTGAATGGCGTAGCCAGCCCTTGGCACTTACCAACCTTCAGCCGTTGCCTCCACGGAATCCAACATATGGTTCCAAAGAAAATCGAGATGCCTATGTTTCTTATTTTAATGGGGAAGGTGCAGTTCCATGGCAAAACAATATGATAGGTTGA